In Streptococcus respiraculi, one DNA window encodes the following:
- a CDS encoding DEAD/DEAH box helicase, which yields MTDLANYYGRLFTHHQLTAEERKQAQKVASQVDKACFRCSTVFDDKHRLPNGALYCRECILLGRVRTDEDLYTFPQQAFPPQNSLKWKGRLTAWQQGISDALRQQFQAKKATLVHAVTGAGKTEMIYHVMADVIDAGGAVCLASPRIDVCLELYKRLQHDFFCPISLLHEGAEPYFRTPLVIATTHQLLKFYQAFDLVLIDEVDAFPYVDNPILYRAVENAIKEGGVTIFLTATSTNELDKKVRIGELHRLRLPRRFHGNPLVVPQKVWLSHFEKNLKKSKIPQKLVKKIAEQQKTGFPLLLFLPEIRMGQDFANLLTTYFPDQGIGFVSSQTENRLEIVGQFRKQEITILVTTTILERGVTFPGVDVFVVEANHYLYTSSSLIQIAGRVGRSMERPTGTLLFFHNGTNRAIEKAIQEIQLMNKEAGDGQVSTVSAKS from the coding sequence ATGACAGATTTAGCAAATTACTATGGACGGTTGTTTACCCACCACCAATTGACAGCAGAAGAGCGCAAGCAAGCTCAGAAGGTAGCAAGTCAAGTTGACAAGGCCTGTTTTCGTTGTTCAACTGTTTTTGATGACAAGCATCGTCTGCCAAATGGCGCCCTGTATTGTAGAGAGTGCATATTACTCGGACGCGTGCGGACGGATGAAGATTTATATACATTTCCCCAGCAAGCCTTTCCACCACAAAATTCTTTAAAATGGAAAGGACGGTTGACTGCATGGCAGCAGGGAATTTCAGATGCGCTTCGGCAACAATTTCAAGCTAAAAAAGCTACCTTAGTTCATGCTGTGACAGGAGCTGGTAAAACTGAAATGATCTATCATGTCATGGCAGATGTGATTGATGCAGGCGGTGCGGTTTGCTTAGCTAGTCCACGGATTGATGTTTGCCTCGAGTTGTATAAGCGTTTGCAGCATGATTTTTTCTGTCCGATTAGTCTGTTACATGAGGGAGCAGAACCTTACTTTCGCACGCCACTTGTGATTGCAACCACACATCAACTGCTGAAATTTTATCAGGCGTTTGACTTGGTCTTGATTGATGAGGTGGATGCCTTTCCCTATGTGGATAATCCCATACTTTATCGTGCAGTAGAAAATGCTATCAAAGAAGGTGGTGTGACCATATTTTTGACTGCTACTTCGACGAATGAATTGGATAAAAAAGTTCGTATTGGAGAACTGCACCGCCTCCGACTACCCCGACGCTTTCATGGGAATCCCCTAGTCGTTCCGCAAAAGGTATGGCTCTCTCATTTTGAAAAGAATCTAAAGAAGAGCAAAATCCCCCAAAAATTGGTAAAGAAAATAGCAGAGCAACAAAAAACAGGCTTTCCTCTCCTCCTTTTTCTACCGGAAATTCGTATGGGGCAAGACTTTGCTAATCTATTGACAACCTATTTTCCAGACCAGGGCATTGGCTTTGTCTCCAGTCAGACCGAAAATCGTCTTGAAATCGTGGGACAATTCCGCAAGCAGGAAATCACCATACTTGTCACGACCACTATTTTAGAACGTGGGGTCACTTTTCCAGGTGTCGATGTTTTTGTAGTAGAGGCTAATCACTACCTCTATACCTCGTCCTCCCTCATTCAGATTGCCGGACGAGTAGGCCGAAGTATGGAGCGGCCAACAGGGACCTTGCTCTTTTTTCATAATGGAACCAATCGTGCGATTGAAAAAGCTATTCAAGAAATTCAGCTAATGAATAAGGAGGCAGGCGATGGTCAGGTGTCTACTGTGTCAGCAAAGTCTTAA
- a CDS encoding IS30 family transposase: MQHYYTPKRKHLTLAERRMIERWLQEGLSNREIARRLEKAPQTIHNEVKRGLVRQQVRKGKFEIIYSADFAQKNYQNNRKHSVRQTSLTKELKEKILHYIKQKYSPEMMVKAKGISVSVSTIYYWIHHGHLGLTKDGMLYPRKEKTKKKQASPNFKPAGKSIEERPESINQRENVGDVEIDTVIQTRAKNECLLTLTDRKSRYQIIRLIPDKSASSVNQALKMILRDYQINSITADNGTEFSRLAEVFGPDHIYYAHPYSSWERGTNENHNRLIRRWLPKGSKKATQQQVAFIENWINNYPKKILGYKSPREFLQTG, encoded by the coding sequence ATGCAACACTATTATACACCAAAAAGGAAACATTTGACACTAGCTGAACGTAGAATGATTGAGCGTTGGCTTCAAGAAGGGCTCTCAAATCGTGAAATCGCTAGAAGATTAGAGAAGGCTCCTCAAACCATTCACAACGAAGTCAAACGTGGTCTGGTTAGGCAACAAGTGCGTAAAGGAAAATTTGAAATAATCTACTCAGCTGACTTCGCTCAAAAAAACTATCAAAATAATCGTAAACATTCTGTGAGGCAGACTTCCCTAACCAAGGAACTCAAAGAAAAGATTCTTCACTATATCAAGCAGAAATACTCTCCTGAGATGATGGTAAAAGCAAAAGGGATATCTGTCTCCGTCTCCACCATTTACTACTGGATTCATCATGGACACTTAGGATTGACCAAGGATGGCATGCTTTATCCTCGCAAGGAGAAAACGAAGAAAAAACAAGCGAGTCCCAACTTTAAGCCGGCTGGAAAATCGATTGAGGAACGGCCAGAAAGCATTAATCAACGTGAGAATGTTGGTGATGTTGAAATTGATACGGTTATTCAAACACGGGCAAAAAATGAGTGTCTGTTGACTCTAACTGATAGAAAGAGTCGTTATCAAATCATCCGACTCATTCCCGATAAGTCCGCGTCTTCAGTCAATCAAGCTCTGAAAATGATCCTCAGAGATTATCAAATTAACTCAATCACAGCTGATAACGGGACTGAATTCAGTCGTTTAGCAGAAGTTTTTGGCCCCGATCATATCTACTATGCCCACCCTTATTCCTCTTGGGAGCGTGGAACTAATGAGAATCATAATAGACTCATCAGGCGTTGGTTGCCTAAGGGAAGCAAAAAGGCGACGCAGCAACAAGTCGCATTTATTGAAAACTGGATTAACAACTATCCAAAGAAGATATTGGGTTACAAATCTCCTAGAGAATTTTTACAGACTGGCTAA
- the mreC gene encoding rod shape-determining protein MreC, which yields MNKVAKLIVVSSVLLVLSFSLLFLTVNKRLDIPYLSNGVHTSLSYVNQFFSKPIRFFSEQRDVMTELIETYDENKELKASLTSLEGQVAELDTLKKENASLRETLEMTDRYADKHVLVGLVSVRTPVSWNTQLTIDLGKKDGLTEEMLVVSNGGLVGTIEHLYDDVTDVKLLSNSDKVTKIPVKIAAGNTNIYGILIGYDTDTNSFIISQLNSADEIAVGSNVVTSDLAGATPSNIQVGKVRSVKTSSSDLIRELYVEPTANFSNIYSVLVIGDGK from the coding sequence ATGAATAAAGTTGCGAAATTGATTGTTGTGAGTTCAGTACTTTTGGTTTTGTCCTTCTCTTTATTGTTCTTGACAGTCAATAAGCGATTGGATATTCCTTATCTTTCAAATGGAGTTCACACTTCTTTATCCTATGTGAACCAATTCTTCTCCAAGCCTATTCGTTTTTTTTCAGAGCAACGGGATGTGATGACAGAATTAATCGAAACCTATGATGAAAATAAGGAATTAAAAGCATCTTTAACATCATTAGAAGGTCAGGTTGCAGAGCTTGATACACTCAAAAAAGAAAATGCTAGCTTAAGAGAAACTCTTGAGATGACAGATCGGTATGCCGATAAGCATGTTCTTGTCGGATTGGTATCTGTGCGGACACCGGTTTCTTGGAATACACAGTTGACAATTGATTTAGGGAAAAAAGATGGTCTGACCGAGGAAATGCTAGTGGTGTCAAATGGTGGTTTGGTTGGGACAATTGAGCATCTTTATGATGATGTGACCGATGTCAAGTTGCTGTCTAATTCGGATAAAGTGACTAAAATTCCTGTTAAGATTGCAGCAGGAAATACCAATATTTATGGTATTTTAATAGGATACGATACGGATACCAATAGCTTTATCATTAGTCAGTTAAATAGCGCTGATGAAATTGCAGTTGGTAGCAATGTTGTTACAAGTGATTTAGCTGGGGCTACGCCATCTAATATTCAAGTTGGGAAAGTCAGATCCGTTAAGACCAGTAGTAGTGACTTAATTCGTGAGTTATATGTTGAGCCGACTGCGAATTTTTCCAATATTTATTCCGTTTTGGTCATAGGAGATGGAAAATGA
- the hpf gene encoding ribosome hibernation-promoting factor, HPF/YfiA family — MIKFSIRGENIEVTDALRSYVEEKVAKIEKYFHADQELNAKVNLKVYRDKRSKVEVTIPLGSITLRAEDISQDMYGSIDLVVDKIERQIRRNKTKIEKKNRQKVSTSQLFTEELVEQVEEEVKVVRTKQVDLKPMDLEEAILQLELLGHDFFIYTDAKDSTTNVIYKREDGGLGLLEVKA; from the coding sequence ATGATTAAATTTAGCATTCGTGGAGAGAACATCGAAGTAACAGACGCTCTTCGTAGTTACGTCGAAGAAAAAGTAGCTAAGATTGAAAAATACTTCCATGCAGACCAAGAGTTAAATGCGAAAGTAAATCTAAAAGTATACCGTGATAAACGCTCAAAAGTAGAAGTGACTATCCCACTAGGATCAATTACACTTCGTGCAGAAGATATCTCTCAAGACATGTACGGTTCAATTGACTTAGTAGTTGATAAGATTGAACGTCAAATTCGCCGCAATAAAACAAAGATTGAAAAGAAAAATCGTCAAAAAGTTTCTACTAGTCAGTTGTTTACAGAAGAGTTAGTAGAGCAAGTTGAAGAAGAAGTAAAAGTTGTTCGTACCAAGCAAGTGGATTTGAAACCAATGGATTTAGAAGAAGCTATTTTACAACTTGAATTGCTGGGACATGATTTCTTCATCTATACAGATGCGAAAGACTCTACAACAAATGTCATTTACAAGCGTGAAGACGGTGGCCTCGGTTTACTAGAGGTCAAAGCTTAA
- a CDS encoding ComF family protein, with protein MVRCLLCQQSLKNRVLFSDILLLKKEKEEVCVDCKKRFLPISETHCPTCFKEGEEKVCSDCHYWQDKGTGVSHESLYRYNEAMADYISRYKFIGDYLLRTVFATELRIYFKDKRGHTLVPIPISEQRMAERGFNQVTGLLNAAGLSFQEILQKEATKKQSDKNRQERLALKQPFSIVEKTAIPEKLILVDDIYTTGATIWLAKQLLMKNGAKTVTSFSLAR; from the coding sequence ATGGTCAGGTGTCTACTGTGTCAGCAAAGTCTTAAAAATCGGGTCTTGTTTTCAGACATTCTTCTATTAAAGAAAGAAAAAGAAGAAGTTTGTGTTGACTGCAAAAAGCGGTTTCTTCCCATATCAGAAACGCACTGCCCAACATGCTTTAAAGAAGGAGAAGAAAAAGTCTGTTCAGACTGCCACTATTGGCAGGACAAGGGGACGGGAGTCTCCCATGAAAGCCTCTATCGCTATAACGAAGCAATGGCAGATTATATCAGCCGCTATAAATTTATTGGCGATTATCTGCTACGGACTGTATTTGCAACTGAATTACGGATCTATTTCAAAGATAAGAGAGGTCATACGCTTGTGCCTATTCCTATTAGTGAGCAGAGAATGGCAGAGCGTGGCTTCAATCAAGTCACTGGCTTGCTAAATGCAGCAGGGCTTTCGTTTCAGGAAATTCTCCAAAAAGAAGCGACCAAAAAGCAATCAGATAAGAATCGCCAAGAACGTTTAGCGTTAAAGCAGCCTTTTTCCATTGTTGAAAAAACAGCTATTCCCGAAAAACTTATATTGGTAGATGATATTTATACGACAGGCGCTACTATATGGTTAGCAAAACAACTCTTGATGAAAAATGGTGCGAAAACAGTCACGAGTTTTTCACTCGCCCGTTAG